The following coding sequences are from one Granulicella arctica window:
- a CDS encoding 3-hydroxyacyl-CoA dehydrogenase NAD-binding domain-containing protein, with protein MPSTFPAHPIRTVAVIGAGKAGRSFALSCTAAGFHVVLEDVMPANLRQAEADFSDMRLHAAPGQLQLASTVEDAVHSADIAIDFVPDELESKLEILSLLDRMAPPRTILCTPTNTISITDLASCTYRPDRILAVRGTLGQHIRLLYPATAAPTALSTTEHFLQTIGNQVTPQPDPDLPMLMKNIVYTR; from the coding sequence ATGCCGTCCACCTTCCCCGCCCATCCAATCCGGACGGTCGCCGTCATCGGGGCGGGGAAGGCCGGACGCAGCTTCGCCCTGTCCTGCACCGCAGCAGGCTTCCACGTCGTCCTCGAAGACGTCATGCCCGCCAACCTCCGTCAGGCTGAGGCCGACTTCTCGGACATGCGCCTCCACGCCGCCCCCGGCCAGCTCCAGCTCGCATCCACCGTAGAGGACGCCGTCCACTCCGCCGACATCGCCATCGACTTCGTCCCCGACGAGCTCGAATCGAAGCTCGAAATCCTCAGTCTCCTCGACCGCATGGCCCCTCCCCGAACCATCCTCTGCACCCCCACCAACACCATCAGCATCACCGACCTCGCCTCCTGCACCTACCGCCCCGACCGCATCCTCGCCGTCCGCGGAACCCTCGGCCAGCACATCCGCCTTCTCTATCCCGCCACCGCAGCCCCCACCGCCCTCTCCACCACCGAACACTTCCTCCAGACCATCGGCAATCAGGTCACCCCCCAGCCCGACCCCGACCTCCCCATGCTCATGAAGAACATCGTCTACACCCGCTAA
- a CDS encoding ABC transporter permease has product MRALIDIFGQVFRAIGANKLRSFLTMFGIAWGVASLLLLIGLGEGFRSGQRRSLAQVGDDVIMMFGGTIPALPNQHTGMRPYKLTLSDAEAIRAGAPHVRNVTALINRGDLKEVSEFSSAGGAVMGVQLNFPDIRHLPIAQGRFLDADDLAQHRLVVVLGQKNSNLLFPGRPPLGAFITINGYRFQVVGVAAKIGRGNNDGDNQKIYIPLTTMMELFPITGDNIPEDSVYSIQYQPTSESLNETAKTEVHRIVAANHGFTPDLKDAFEEWDTIKSMQTVGLIFTAMDFFLGGVGIVTLALGAVGIVNIMLVTVQERTREIGLRKALGATNRSIMTQFFLEGLILTGLSGVIGIGGAAALMTFLGSLMGDNQMGFDPPRLVPWSAAMAVGTLALCGIVAGIYPASIAAHLEPVEALRKE; this is encoded by the coding sequence ATGCGCGCCCTTATCGACATCTTCGGCCAAGTCTTCCGAGCCATCGGCGCCAACAAGCTCCGCTCGTTTCTGACCATGTTCGGCATAGCCTGGGGGGTCGCCTCGCTACTCCTGCTCATCGGCCTGGGCGAAGGCTTCCGCTCCGGCCAGCGCCGTAGCCTCGCCCAGGTCGGCGACGACGTTATCATGATGTTCGGCGGCACCATCCCCGCCCTCCCCAACCAGCACACCGGCATGCGCCCCTACAAGCTCACCCTCTCGGACGCCGAAGCGATCCGCGCAGGGGCCCCCCACGTCCGCAACGTCACCGCCCTCATCAACCGTGGCGACCTCAAAGAGGTCAGCGAGTTCTCAAGCGCCGGCGGAGCCGTCATGGGCGTCCAGCTCAACTTCCCCGACATCCGCCACCTCCCCATCGCCCAGGGCCGCTTCCTCGACGCCGACGACCTCGCCCAGCATCGCCTCGTCGTCGTCCTCGGCCAGAAAAACAGCAATCTTCTCTTTCCCGGCCGCCCTCCACTCGGAGCCTTCATCACCATCAACGGCTACCGCTTCCAGGTCGTCGGTGTCGCCGCAAAGATCGGCCGTGGCAACAACGACGGCGATAACCAGAAGATCTACATCCCCCTCACCACCATGATGGAGCTCTTTCCCATCACCGGCGACAACATCCCCGAGGACTCCGTCTACTCCATCCAGTACCAGCCCACCAGCGAGTCCCTCAACGAGACCGCCAAGACCGAAGTCCACCGCATCGTCGCCGCCAACCACGGCTTCACCCCCGACCTCAAAGACGCCTTCGAGGAGTGGGACACCATCAAGTCCATGCAGACCGTTGGCCTCATCTTCACCGCCATGGACTTCTTCCTCGGCGGTGTAGGCATCGTCACCCTCGCCCTCGGAGCCGTCGGCATCGTCAACATCATGCTCGTCACCGTGCAGGAGCGCACCCGCGAGATCGGCCTCCGCAAAGCCTTGGGCGCCACCAATCGCAGCATCATGACCCAGTTCTTCCTCGAAGGCCTCATCCTCACCGGCCTCAGCGGAGTCATCGGCATCGGTGGTGCCGCCGCTCTCATGACCTTTCTCGGCTCCCTCATGGGTGACAACCAGATGGGCTTCGACCCACCTCGCCTCGTCCCCTGGTCCGCCGCCATGGCCGTCGGCACCCTGGCCCTCTGCGGCATCGTTGCAGGCATCTACCCGGCCAGCATAGCCGCGCACCTCGAACCCGTCGAAGCCCTCAGGAAAGAGTAG
- a CDS encoding ABC transporter permease has translation MLKDIFGQAIEAMRHNGRRTAITIVGMAWGIATVVLLLAFGAGFGRAFEAIFSQFGTNMIGVFPGTTSEQAGGAKAGVKVRFTMDDVERIQEGVPGIIHVSPVDFKNVPVSNDLHNYTWEVDGITPELSSIMKMDLSAGRFITQADLVQRAHVAVIGSEAKTKLFSGLYPIGETIHINGVSFQIVGVLKPKMQEGDDNDNRITNIPLSTMSDLKDTKYLGGMWMSFQGDHMAVERALRNTLGMAHGFRPSDHNAIYVANLMEQLSQFRLISIALQVLLLFIGALTLGIAGIGLMNIMLVSVQQRTREIGVEKALGARKRHILFQFLAEALVISSVGGIGGVILAYAVSKAIGSVTFYSAIAANATDADIHLLISPHIVVIATSILILVGTVSGMIPAMQAANLNPIEALRYE, from the coding sequence ATGCTGAAAGACATCTTCGGTCAGGCCATCGAAGCCATGCGGCACAACGGACGCCGTACCGCCATCACCATCGTCGGCATGGCCTGGGGCATCGCAACCGTCGTCCTTCTCCTCGCCTTCGGTGCAGGATTCGGCCGCGCCTTCGAAGCCATCTTCTCCCAGTTCGGCACCAACATGATCGGCGTCTTCCCCGGAACCACCAGCGAGCAGGCCGGCGGAGCCAAAGCCGGCGTCAAGGTCCGCTTCACTATGGACGACGTCGAGCGCATCCAGGAAGGCGTCCCCGGCATCATCCACGTCTCGCCCGTAGACTTCAAAAACGTTCCCGTCTCCAACGACCTCCACAACTACACCTGGGAGGTTGACGGCATCACTCCGGAGCTATCATCCATCATGAAGATGGACCTCAGCGCTGGCCGCTTCATCACTCAGGCCGACCTCGTCCAGCGTGCCCACGTCGCCGTCATCGGCTCCGAGGCCAAGACCAAGCTCTTCTCCGGCCTCTACCCCATCGGCGAAACCATCCACATCAACGGCGTAAGCTTCCAGATCGTCGGCGTCCTCAAGCCCAAGATGCAGGAGGGCGACGACAACGACAACCGCATCACCAACATCCCCCTCAGCACCATGAGCGACCTCAAGGACACCAAGTACCTCGGCGGCATGTGGATGAGCTTCCAGGGCGACCACATGGCCGTCGAGCGTGCCCTCCGCAACACCCTCGGCATGGCGCACGGCTTCCGCCCCTCCGACCACAACGCCATCTACGTCGCCAACCTCATGGAGCAGCTCTCGCAGTTTCGCCTCATCAGCATCGCCCTCCAGGTACTCCTGCTCTTCATCGGAGCCCTCACCCTCGGCATCGCCGGTATCGGCCTCATGAACATCATGCTCGTCAGCGTCCAGCAGCGTACCCGAGAGATCGGCGTCGAAAAAGCCCTCGGTGCCCGCAAACGCCACATCCTCTTCCAGTTCCTCGCCGAAGCCCTCGTCATCTCGAGCGTAGGCGGTATCGGCGGAGTCATCCTCGCCTACGCCGTCTCCAAGGCCATCGGCAGCGTCACCTTCTACAGCGCCATCGCCGCCAACGCCACCGACGCCGACATCCACCTGCTCATCTCCCCGCACATCGTCGTCATCGCCACCTCCATCCTCATCCTCGTCGGAACAGTCAGCGGCATGATCCCCGCCATGCAAGCCGCCAACCTCAACCCCATCGAAGCCCTCCGCTACGAATAA